The following are from one region of the Erwinia billingiae Eb661 genome:
- the mutH gene encoding DNA mismatch repair endonuclease MutH: MSSEFIPLTPPENETVLLDRAQQLAGFTLGELAARAGLKIPQDLRRDKGWVGMLLERYLGASAGSKPEQDFAEIGVELKTIPIDALGRPLETTFVCVAPLTGNSGVTWQTSHVRHKLARVLWVPVEGDRAIPLAERRVGAPLLWSASEEEEALLQRDWEELMDMIVLGQVEKITARHGEVLQIRPKAANSKALTEGIGTNGQPIMTLPRGFYLKKSFTGPLLARHFLL; the protein is encoded by the coding sequence ATGAGTTCTGAATTTATTCCGCTAACGCCGCCAGAAAACGAAACCGTGCTGCTGGATCGTGCCCAACAGCTGGCAGGCTTTACGCTGGGTGAACTGGCGGCAAGAGCCGGTCTGAAGATCCCGCAGGATCTGCGTCGGGATAAAGGCTGGGTCGGAATGTTACTGGAACGCTACCTGGGAGCCAGTGCCGGCAGCAAGCCCGAGCAGGATTTTGCCGAGATTGGTGTGGAGTTGAAAACCATCCCGATAGACGCGCTGGGTCGCCCACTGGAAACCACCTTCGTCTGCGTCGCGCCACTGACCGGCAACAGCGGCGTCACCTGGCAGACCAGCCATGTGCGGCACAAACTGGCCAGAGTTTTATGGGTTCCCGTTGAGGGTGACCGGGCGATCCCGCTGGCTGAGCGTCGGGTGGGTGCGCCGCTGTTGTGGAGTGCCAGTGAGGAAGAGGAAGCGCTGTTGCAGCGCGACTGGGAAGAGCTGATGGATATGATTGTGTTAGGGCAGGTCGAAAAGATCACCGCCCGCCACGGTGAAGTGCTGCAAATCCGCCCCAAAGCCGCCAACAGCAAAGCGCTGACCGAAGGGATTGGCACTAACGGCCAGCCGATTATGACCTTACCGCGCGGTTTTTATCTGAAGAAAAGCTTCACCGGTCCCCTGCTGGCCCGCCATTTTTTATTGTAA
- a CDS encoding YgdI/YgdR family lipoprotein, translating to MKYMFGAAALMLAVLVSGCSSDYVMATKEGNMIMTQGKPEIDKETGLVKYTDRSGHELQINGDDVSSIVER from the coding sequence ATGAAGTATATGTTTGGCGCAGCAGCGCTTATGTTGGCCGTGCTGGTCAGCGGGTGTAGCAGCGATTACGTGATGGCGACTAAGGAAGGCAACATGATCATGACCCAGGGCAAACCTGAGATTGATAAAGAGACCGGCCTGGTGAAATATACCGACCGCTCTGGCCATGAGTTACAAATCAACGGTGATGATGTTTCCTCCATCGTTGAGCGCTAA
- a CDS encoding TerC family protein, translating to MFDWIADPNAWLALGTLTILEIVLGIDNIIFLSLVVAKLPKHQQNTARRVGLAGAMLMRLGLLASIAWVIRLTTPLFTLMDHSFSARDLILLFGGLFLLWKSSAEIHETIEGGDAEHKTNVHSFVGAIVQIMLLDIIFSLDSVITAVGLSDHLIIMMAAVVIAVGVMMFAAKTIGDFVDRHPSVKMLALAFLILVGFTLILESFNVHVPKGYIYFAMFFSMAVECLNLMRSKKNLA from the coding sequence ATGTTTGATTGGATTGCAGATCCCAATGCCTGGCTGGCCCTGGGCACGCTGACGATTCTGGAGATCGTCCTCGGTATCGATAATATTATTTTCCTCTCCCTGGTAGTCGCCAAACTCCCTAAACATCAACAGAATACCGCTCGCCGTGTAGGTTTAGCCGGTGCGATGTTAATGCGTCTGGGTCTGTTAGCGTCCATTGCCTGGGTGATCCGCCTGACCACGCCGCTGTTTACCCTGATGGATCACAGCTTCTCCGCCCGCGATTTGATCCTGCTGTTCGGTGGCCTGTTCCTGCTGTGGAAATCCAGCGCGGAGATCCACGAAACCATTGAAGGCGGCGATGCCGAGCATAAAACCAATGTGCACTCGTTTGTCGGTGCCATCGTGCAGATTATGCTGCTGGATATTATTTTCAGCCTCGACTCGGTGATCACCGCCGTCGGCCTGTCGGATCATCTGATTATTATGATGGCCGCCGTGGTGATTGCGGTGGGTGTGATGATGTTCGCTGCTAAAACCATTGGCGACTTCGTTGACCGTCATCCTTCGGTGAAAATGTTGGCGCTGGCTTTCCTTATTTTAGTCGGCTTTACGCTGATACTGGAAAGCTTCAATGTGCATGTTCCTAAAGGCTATATCTATTTCGCCATGTTCTTCTCAATGGCCGTGGAATGCCTGAACCTGATGCGCTCTAAAAAGAACCTCGCCTGA